A genomic region of Antennarius striatus isolate MH-2024 chromosome 2, ASM4005453v1, whole genome shotgun sequence contains the following coding sequences:
- the si:ch211-148l7.4 gene encoding zinc finger protein 260: MDGVSWSTTRAQESFSRPRTSAETLTKLASFIARADAKPHSHRQRQSHLSLYICQECGKGFSYASDLLHHQDLEHILPKPHRCPSCRQEFSLKSSLQLHKCDQDSILCEICHGEAHHSSPCFACTTRKSDPGRPPDMSSHCQPHHLDRSPYACAPCGRGFSQKQALLHHQQAGCGERSNTSSLPHDSPPVSEGDSTHSDSSDTPGSSSNMCQFCSRAFRTKAGLQRHHLVNHADEWPMGPQGGKGMPFNMNGDPVKRTKSKKKLLTCRSCDMVFRRTSELYLHRKEKHSRETNVRREPRPVTRRSRRGGTYPCQVCGKVFLHHLSIRAHYRQHTASSFTAITNKYSTKDSQSAPNQVQNISENKPVKAGPGRPRKVPKPENNQTDPGGRREVTGMEELLEEDADREFPCPSCAEVFSQQLKLKEHIELHQSSVKRRQCSVCTNDMDTCKWPGSKKHRLYHCVPCQQGFSALDSFLEHCQEHLRKKVEEDSISEGFACQASKAGASV, from the coding sequence ATGGACGGTGTCAGCTGGAGCACCACACGGGCCCAGGAGTCTTTCAGCCGCCCTAGGACATCAGCAGAAACTCTGACGAAGCTTGCCAGCTTCATTGCACGGGCGGACGCAAAACCACACTCTCATAGACAGCGTCAGTCTCACCTGTCCTTGTATATTTGTCAAGAATGTGGGAAAGGTTTCTCCTATGCATCAGACTTGTTGCACCACCAGGATCTGGAACACATTCTGCCCAAACCTCACCGCTGTCCGTCTTGTCGGCAGGAGTTCTCCCTGAAATCTTCCCTGCAGTTACATAAATGTGATCAAGATTCCATCCTTTGTGAGATTTGTCATGGAGAGGCACACCATAGTTCTCCGTGTTTTGCATGTACAACTCGCAAATCTGATCCAGGCAGGCCACCGGACATGTCATCTCACTGCCAGCCTCACCACTTGGACAGAAGTCCCTATGCGTGTGCCCCGTGTGGGAGGGGCTTCAGTCAGAAGCAGGCTTTACTGCACCATCAGCAGGCTGGGTGTGGTGAAAGATCGAATACCAGTAGCCTTCCACATGACTCCCCACCAGTGTCTGAGGGAGACTCCACTCACTCGGATTCTTCAGACACTCCAGGGTCCAGCAGCAATATGTGCCAGTTCTGTTCAAGAGCCTTCCGCACAAAGGCTGGACTGCAACGCCATCACCTGGTCAACCACGCCGACGAGTGGCCCATGGGTCCACAGGGAGGAAAAGGGATGCCTTTCAACATGAACGGAGATCCAGTGAAAAGGACAAAGTCCAAAAAGAAGCTTTTGACCTGTCGCTCCTGTGACATGGTTTTCAGGAGAACCTCGGAGCTGTATCTTCACAGGAAGGAGAAGCACAGCAGAGAGACAAACGTCAGGAGAGAGCCGAGGCCCGTCACCAGaaggagcaggagaggagggaCGTATCCATGTCAGGTCTGCGGAAAAGTCTTCCTACATCATTTGTCCATTAGGGCACATTACAGGCAGCACACAGCCTCCAGCTTCACCGCAATCACCAACAAATATAGCACCAAAGACTCACAATCAGCACCAAATCAAGTACAAAACATCTCAGAAAACAAGCCTGTTAAGGCTGGTCCAGGGCGGCCCAGGAAAGTACCTAAACCAGAGAACAATCAGACCGATCCAGGCGGCCGCAGAGAAGTGACTGGAATGGAGGAACTGCTTGAGGAGGACGCTGACAGGGAGTTTCCATGTCCCTCCTGTGCCGAGGTTTTCTCTCAGCAGCTGAAGCTAAAGGAGCACATAGAACTCCACCAGTCCTCTGTGAAGAGGAGGCAGTGCAGCGTTTGCACAAACGATATGGACACGTGTAAGTGGCCGGGCTCCAAGAAACACAGACTGTACCACTGCGTGCCCTGCCAGCAGGGCTTCTCAGCGCTGGACTCTTTCCTAGAACACTGTCAAGAACACCTGCgaaagaaggtggaggaggacagcATCTCAGAGGGCTTCGCCTGTCAGGCCAGCAAAGCCGGAGCGTCAGTGTGA
- the snrpg gene encoding small nuclear ribonucleoprotein G yields the protein MSKAHPPELKKFMDKKLSLKLNGGRHVQGILRGFDPFMNLVVDDSLEMGPGGQQNTIGMVVIRGNSIIMLEALERV from the exons ATGAGTAAAGCACACCCGCCCGAGCTGAAGAA aTTTATGGACAAGAAACTGTCAT TGAAGCTGAACGGTGGCAGACATGTGCAGGGCATCCTGCGAGGGTTCGACCCCTTCATGAACCTGGTGGTGGATGACTCTCTAGAGATGGGCCCCGGAGGACAGCAGAACACCATCGGCATGGTG GTCATCAGAGGTAATAGCATCATCATGTTGGAGGCTTTGGAGAGAGTATGA
- the plpbp gene encoding pyridoxal phosphate homeostasis protein yields the protein MWKVAMSEEIGKALQSVLGRVTQAAARRPKTLPSVPPRLVAVSKTKPPDMVVEAYRQGQRNFGENYVNELVDKASDPLILASCPEIKWHFIGHLQKNNVNKLLGVPNLFLVETVDSAKLADKVNSSWQRIRGASTQRLKVMLQINTSGEQSKHGLPPADTVDTVKHIVSQCSALHFTGLMTIGRYGYDLSLGPNPDFQMLLSRRREVCDSLALPLEEVELSMGMSTDFEHAIEVGATNVRVGSIIFGNREYPNSAANTPNPSPAPSPAPSPEKTSKMVSEEAAKKMQHLTVSGQ from the exons ATGTGGAAAGTAGCAATGTCGGAGGAGATCGGGAAGGCGCTGCAGTCGGTGCTGGGGCGGGTGACCCAGGCGGCGGCGCGGCGGCCCAAG ACACTCCCCTCGGTGCCCCCCCGCCTTGTAGCCGTCAGCAAGACCAAACCCCCAGACATGGTGGTGGAGGCCTACAGGCAAGGACAACGCAACTTTGGTGAAAATTAT GTTAATGAGCTGGTGGACAAAGCCTCGGATCCTCTG ATCTTAGCCTCGTGCCCAGAAATCAAGTGGCATTTTATCGGCCACCTACAGAAGAATAATGTCAACAAGCTTCTGG GCGTTCCCAATCTGTTCCTGGTGGAGACGGTGGACTCGGCCAAACTGGCGGACAAAGTCAACAGTTCGTGGCAGCGCATCCGAGGAGCCAGTACGCAGAGGTTGAAGGTCATGCTGCAGATCAACACCAGCGGAGAGCAGA GTAAACACGGCCTGCCTCCAGCCGACACGGTCGACACTGTGAAGCACATCGTGTCCCAGTGCTCCGCCCTGCACTTCACAGGACTCATGACCATCGGTCGCTACGGCTACGACCTCAGCTTGGGCCCCAACCCCGACTTTCAG ATGCTGCTGAGTCGGCGGCGGGAGGTGTGTGACAGTCTGGCGCTGCCTCTGGAGGAGGTTGAGCTCAGCATGGGGATGTCCACAGACTTTGAACATGCA ATCGAGGTGGGTGCCACCAACGTGCGAGTAGGTAGTATCATATTCGGCAACAGGGAGTATCCAAACAGCGCAGCAAACACTCCCAATCCCAGCCCGGCTCCCAGTCCAGCTCCCAGTCCGGAGAAAACATCCAAGATGGTGTCAGAAGAGGCGGCCAAGAAGATGCAGCATCTGACCGTGTCGGGACAGTAA
- the tmed4 gene encoding transmembrane emp24 domain-containing protein 4, whose amino-acid sequence MASIRAAALILASLWIYPGCALYFHVGETEKKCFIEEIPDETMVIGKYRTQLWDKQTGSFLPSTPGLGMHVEIKDPDTKMILSRQYGSEGRFTFTSHTPGEHQICLHSNSTKMALFAGGKLRVHLDIQVGEHTNNYPEIAAKDKLTELQLRVRQLLDQVEQIQKEQNYQRYREERFRMTSESTNQRVLWWSIAQTLILIVTGIWQMKHLKSFFEAKKLV is encoded by the exons ATGGCTTCCATCCGTGCTGCTGCACTTATTTTGGCGTCATTGTGGATATATCCAGGTTGCGCGCTGTATTTCCACGTTGGAGAGACGGAGAAGAAATGTTTCATAGAAGAAATCCCTGATGAGACCATGGTTATTG GAAAGTACAGGACTCAGCTGTGGGACAAGCAGACCGGTTCCTTCCTGCCCTCCACCCCCGGGCTTGGGATGCATGTAGAGATCAAGGATCCAGACACAAAG ATGATCCTTTCTCGTCAGTACGGGTCCGAAGGGCGTTTCACGTTCACCTCGCACACTCCTGGAGAACATCAGATCTGTCTACACTCCAACTCCACCAAGATGGCTCTCTTTGCAGGAGGGAAGCTG CGGGTGCATCTGGATATTCAGGTTGGAGAACATACCAACAACTACCCTGAAATTGCAGCTAAAGACAAACTGACTGAGCTGCAGCTGCGAGTCCGACAGCTTCTCGACCAGGTTGAACAGATCCAGAAAGAGCAGAACTACCAGAGG TATCGCGAGGAGCGCTTTCGCATGACGAGCGAGAGCACCAACCAGCGCGTCCTGTGGTGGTCCATCGCTCAGACGCTCATCCTCATCGTCACCGGCATCTGGCAGATGAAGCACCTCAAGAGCTTCTTCGAAGCCAAGAAACTGGTGTAA
- the ikbkg gene encoding NF-kappa-B essential modulator isoform X2: protein MVQPQPDGPLQWDLSGEENGGALRVPPEVAANEVVTRLLGDNQQLREALRRSNLALRQRCEEMEGWQRRTREEREFLSCRFQEARALVERLAQENHSLQGLVNGPASTSSNHCSSSSQTEDPQVPSRNGPLDGPQTLEQQRRKRVEETDQHTQTLPPRSLPVEGANEFLQLLKSHKEKLEEGMRELKRKNEDLERERSEGEKERERMRRCIDQLRSKLAQAQASGVAEEVVQHRSEAQHSSDWYRELQEKLDYLQKSSAQRDRTEALLKQKDKDCAQLAKDCEALKAQATSLLGELNERQSCLEKSEHERKVLDEKLCSKMKALQVAERDLDQQRKQHHVTMDKLLLQKESLEQALKTERHVVTEEKKKLTQLQHAYTCLFRDYDTKLKSEGGDMCSRLEEAERALALKQDLIDKLKEKVEQLTGSLETVPVLTAQAEIYKADFLAEREAREKLNQKKEELQEQLTQALTEIDRFKQEATTRARMEQMKLRHLEDFPTRAPLIPLPQGATFNTAPPAPSFRNQGLVPIGDPGAAGAEELPDLCCPKCQYQAPDMDTLQIHVMDCIQ, encoded by the exons ATGGTGCAGCCCCAGCCGGACGGCCCCCTGCAGTGGGACCTGTCAGGAGAGGAGAATGGAGGGGCCCTCAGGGTCCCCCCAGAGGTGGCTGCCAATGAAGTAGTGACGCGGTTACTGGGTGACAACCAGCAGCTGAGAG AGGCGCTGCGGCGGAGCAATCTCGCCTTGCGTCAGCGCTGTGAGGAGATGGAAGGATGGCAGCGGAGGAcgagagaggaaagagagttTCTCAGTTGTCGTTTCCAGGAAGCCCGGGCCCTGGTAGAGCGGCTGGCCCAGGAGAACCACTCCTTACAGGGCCTGGTGAACGGCCCGGCCTCCACGTCCTCCAACCACTGCAGCAGCTCCAGTCAGACTGAGGACCCGCAGGTTCCATCCAGGAACGGCCCTCTGGACGGCCCTCAG ACTCTGGAGCAGCAGCGGAGGAAGAGAGTGGAGGAGACGGATCAGCACACCCAGACCCTGCCGCCTCGCAGCCTG CCGGTGGAAGGAGCCAATGAGTTCCTCCAGTTGTTGAAGAGCCACAAAGAGAAACTGGAGGAAGGGATGAGAGAGCTGAAGAGGAAGAACGAAGATCTGGAGAGGGAGCGGAgcgagggagagaaagagagggagcgGATGAGGCGCTGCATCGACCAACTCCGGAGCAAACTGGCCCAAGCACAG GCTAGCGGTGTTGCTGAGGAGGTGGTCCAGCATCGCTCGGAGGCGCAGCACTCCTCCGACTG GTATCGAGAGCTGCAGGAGAAGCTCGATTACCTGCAGAAGAGCTCAGCTCAACGGGACCGAACCGAAGCGCTGCTCAAACAGAAGGACAAAGACTGCGCCCAG CTGGCGAAGGACTGTGAGGCTCTGAAAGCTCAAGCAACGTCTCTCTTAGGAGAACTGAATGAGAGACAGAGCTGCCTGGAGAAAAGTGAACATGAACGCAAAGTGTTGGACGAAAA gTTGTGCAGTAAGATGAAGGCCCTGCAGGTGGCGGAGCGCGACCTGGATCAGCAGAGGAAGCAGCATCATGTGACCATGGACAAACTGCTCCTGCAGAAGGAGAGCCTGGAGCAGGCCCTGAAGACCGAGAGACACGTCGTCACAGAGGAGAA GAAGAAGCTAACACAGCTGCAGCATGCCTACACGTGTCTGTTTCGAGACTACGATACTAAACTGAAGAGTGAG GGGGGAGACATGTGCAGCCGTCTGGAGGAGGCGGAGAGAGCGCTGGCCTTGAAGCAGGACCTGATCGATAAGCTGAAGGAGAAGGTGGAGCAGCTGACGGGCTCCCTGGAGACGGTCCCTGTCCTCACCGCCCAG GCTGAGATCTACAAGGCCGACTTCCTGGCAGAGCGCGAAGCCCGAGAGAAGCTGAACCAGAagaaggaggagctgcaggaacaGCTGACTCAGGCCCTGACTGAGATCGACAGGTTCAAACAGGAAGCCACCACAcg GGCACGTATGGAGCAAATGAAGCTGAGACACCTGGAGGATTTCCCAACACGGGCGCCGCTCATTCCTCTTCCACAAG GTGCGACCTTCAACACGgctccccccgccccctcatTCCGCAATCAGGGTTTGGTACCAATCGGTGATCCGGGGGCAGCTGGAGCCGAGGAGCTGCCGGATCTATGTTGTCCTAAGTGCCAGTACCAGGCCCCAGACATGGACACGCTCCAGATACACGTCATGGACTGTATACAGTAA
- the ikbkg gene encoding NF-kappa-B essential modulator isoform X1, with translation MVQPQPDGPLQWDLSGEENGGALRVPPEVAANEVVTRLLGDNQQLREALRRSNLALRQRCEEMEGWQRRTREEREFLSCRFQEARALVERLAQENHSLQGLVNGPASTSSNHCSSSSQTEDPQVPSRNGPLDGPQTLEQQRRKRVEETDQHTQTLPPRSLDDVRSSLSSPLPSPLTSLLEVGGRIMGGENSQPVEGANEFLQLLKSHKEKLEEGMRELKRKNEDLERERSEGEKERERMRRCIDQLRSKLAQAQASGVAEEVVQHRSEAQHSSDWYRELQEKLDYLQKSSAQRDRTEALLKQKDKDCAQLAKDCEALKAQATSLLGELNERQSCLEKSEHERKVLDEKLCSKMKALQVAERDLDQQRKQHHVTMDKLLLQKESLEQALKTERHVVTEEKKKLTQLQHAYTCLFRDYDTKLKSEGGDMCSRLEEAERALALKQDLIDKLKEKVEQLTGSLETVPVLTAQAEIYKADFLAEREAREKLNQKKEELQEQLTQALTEIDRFKQEATTRARMEQMKLRHLEDFPTRAPLIPLPQGATFNTAPPAPSFRNQGLVPIGDPGAAGAEELPDLCCPKCQYQAPDMDTLQIHVMDCIQ, from the exons ATGGTGCAGCCCCAGCCGGACGGCCCCCTGCAGTGGGACCTGTCAGGAGAGGAGAATGGAGGGGCCCTCAGGGTCCCCCCAGAGGTGGCTGCCAATGAAGTAGTGACGCGGTTACTGGGTGACAACCAGCAGCTGAGAG AGGCGCTGCGGCGGAGCAATCTCGCCTTGCGTCAGCGCTGTGAGGAGATGGAAGGATGGCAGCGGAGGAcgagagaggaaagagagttTCTCAGTTGTCGTTTCCAGGAAGCCCGGGCCCTGGTAGAGCGGCTGGCCCAGGAGAACCACTCCTTACAGGGCCTGGTGAACGGCCCGGCCTCCACGTCCTCCAACCACTGCAGCAGCTCCAGTCAGACTGAGGACCCGCAGGTTCCATCCAGGAACGGCCCTCTGGACGGCCCTCAG ACTCTGGAGCAGCAGCGGAGGAAGAGAGTGGAGGAGACGGATCAGCACACCCAGACCCTGCCGCCTCGCAGCCTG gatgATGTGCGTAGTTCCTTGTCTagccccctcccctctcccctcACCTCACTTCTAGAGGTCGGGGGGAGAATAATGGGTGGGGAGAACAGCCAG CCGGTGGAAGGAGCCAATGAGTTCCTCCAGTTGTTGAAGAGCCACAAAGAGAAACTGGAGGAAGGGATGAGAGAGCTGAAGAGGAAGAACGAAGATCTGGAGAGGGAGCGGAgcgagggagagaaagagagggagcgGATGAGGCGCTGCATCGACCAACTCCGGAGCAAACTGGCCCAAGCACAG GCTAGCGGTGTTGCTGAGGAGGTGGTCCAGCATCGCTCGGAGGCGCAGCACTCCTCCGACTG GTATCGAGAGCTGCAGGAGAAGCTCGATTACCTGCAGAAGAGCTCAGCTCAACGGGACCGAACCGAAGCGCTGCTCAAACAGAAGGACAAAGACTGCGCCCAG CTGGCGAAGGACTGTGAGGCTCTGAAAGCTCAAGCAACGTCTCTCTTAGGAGAACTGAATGAGAGACAGAGCTGCCTGGAGAAAAGTGAACATGAACGCAAAGTGTTGGACGAAAA gTTGTGCAGTAAGATGAAGGCCCTGCAGGTGGCGGAGCGCGACCTGGATCAGCAGAGGAAGCAGCATCATGTGACCATGGACAAACTGCTCCTGCAGAAGGAGAGCCTGGAGCAGGCCCTGAAGACCGAGAGACACGTCGTCACAGAGGAGAA GAAGAAGCTAACACAGCTGCAGCATGCCTACACGTGTCTGTTTCGAGACTACGATACTAAACTGAAGAGTGAG GGGGGAGACATGTGCAGCCGTCTGGAGGAGGCGGAGAGAGCGCTGGCCTTGAAGCAGGACCTGATCGATAAGCTGAAGGAGAAGGTGGAGCAGCTGACGGGCTCCCTGGAGACGGTCCCTGTCCTCACCGCCCAG GCTGAGATCTACAAGGCCGACTTCCTGGCAGAGCGCGAAGCCCGAGAGAAGCTGAACCAGAagaaggaggagctgcaggaacaGCTGACTCAGGCCCTGACTGAGATCGACAGGTTCAAACAGGAAGCCACCACAcg GGCACGTATGGAGCAAATGAAGCTGAGACACCTGGAGGATTTCCCAACACGGGCGCCGCTCATTCCTCTTCCACAAG GTGCGACCTTCAACACGgctccccccgccccctcatTCCGCAATCAGGGTTTGGTACCAATCGGTGATCCGGGGGCAGCTGGAGCCGAGGAGCTGCCGGATCTATGTTGTCCTAAGTGCCAGTACCAGGCCCCAGACATGGACACGCTCCAGATACACGTCATGGACTGTATACAGTAA